One genomic region from Delphinus delphis chromosome 14, mDelDel1.2, whole genome shotgun sequence encodes:
- the LOC132437303 gene encoding calcium homeostasis modulator protein 6 isoform X1: MVCVFESAAPGLVEIRKRKLRKPREDPFFFGRLGLAEQGKPQTPNPPPNHSRSWAAKRQKHTGTSTAPWGRRPMEKFRAVLDLHLKHRNTLGYVLVSLLTVGGERIFSTAVFQCPCSDAWNLPYGLVFLLVPALALFLLGYVLSARTWRLLTGCCAPGARTGCGAALRGALVCAQLSAVAAVAPLTWVAVALLGGSFYECAASGSAFVARRLCFGRSPGCADQLPLVPCHQVQAPDVQDLQKELKAQSQVLGWVLIAVVIIVLLIFTSITRCLSPVSFLQLKFWKIYLEQEQQILKSQATEHATKLAKENIKCFFECSHPKEYNTPSIKDWQQISSLYTFNPKEQYYSILHKYVNRKEKNQSIRSSKEDVVVPVLGFVDSSDMNSTPDL; the protein is encoded by the exons atggtgtgtgtgtttgagtcTGCCGCACCTGGTCTGGTTGAAATAAGAAAGCGAAAGCTCAGGAAACCCAGagaagaccctttcttttttggaaggcTTGGCTTAGCAGAGCAGGGAAAACCCCAGACCCCAAACCCTCCCCCAAATCATTCGAGGAGCTGGGCAGCGAAGAGGCAGAAGCACACGGGCACATCCACGGCGCCCTGGGGTAGGAGACCAATGGAGAAGTTTAGGGCGGTGCTGGACCTGCACCTCAAGCACCGCAATACGCTGGGTTACGTCCTGGTGAGCTTGCTGACGGTGGGTGGGGAGCGCATCTTCTCCACCGCGGTGTTCCAGTGCCCGTGCAGCGACGCCTGGAACCTGCCCTACGGCCTGGTCTTCCTGCTGGTGCCCGCGCTGGCGCTCTTCCTCCTGGGCTACGTGCTGAGCGCGCGCACCTGGCGCCTGCTGACCGGCTGCTGCGCGCCGGGCGCGCGCACTGGCTGCGGCGCAGCGTTGCGGGGGGCCCTGGTGTGCGCGCAGCTCAGCGCTGTCGCTGCGGTCGCGCCGCTCACCTGGGTGGCCGTGGCGCTGCTCGGGGGCTCCTTCTACGAGTGCGCCGCCAGCGGGAGCGCCTTCGTGGCGCGGCGCCTGTGCTTCGGCCGCAGCCCCGGCTGCGCGGACCAGCTGCCGCTGGTGCCGTGCCATCAGGTCCAGGCTCCCGACGTGCAGGACCTGCAGAAGGAGCTCAAGGCCCAGTCGCAG GTGTTGGGCTGGGTCCTGATAGCAGTTGTTATCATCGTCCTCCTGATTTTTACATCCATCACCCGATGCCTATCTCCAGTTAGCTTCCTGCAgctgaaattttggaaaatctaTTTGGAACAGGAGCAGCAGATCCTTAAAAGTCAAGCCACAGAACATGCAACCAAACTGgcaaaagaaaatatcaagtgtTTCTTTGAGTGTTCACATCCAAAGGAATACAACACTCCAAGCATAAAAGACTGGCAGCAAATTTCATCACTATATACTTTCAATCCAAAGGAACAGTACTACAGCATTTTGCACAAATATgtgaacagaaaagagaagaatcaaagTATCAGATCttccaaagaagatgtggtggtTCCTGTTCTTGGCTTTGTAGATTCATCTGATATGAACAGCACTCCAGACTTATGA
- the LOC132437303 gene encoding calcium homeostasis modulator protein 6 isoform X2: MVCVFESAAPGLVEIRKRKLRKPREDPFFFGRLGLAEQGKPQTPNPPPNHSRSWAAKRQKHTGTSTAPWGRRPMEKFRAVLDLHLKHRNTLGYVLVLGWVLIAVVIIVLLIFTSITRCLSPVSFLQLKFWKIYLEQEQQILKSQATEHATKLAKENIKCFFECSHPKEYNTPSIKDWQQISSLYTFNPKEQYYSILHKYVNRKEKNQSIRSSKEDVVVPVLGFVDSSDMNSTPDL; this comes from the exons atggtgtgtgtgtttgagtcTGCCGCACCTGGTCTGGTTGAAATAAGAAAGCGAAAGCTCAGGAAACCCAGagaagaccctttcttttttggaaggcTTGGCTTAGCAGAGCAGGGAAAACCCCAGACCCCAAACCCTCCCCCAAATCATTCGAGGAGCTGGGCAGCGAAGAGGCAGAAGCACACGGGCACATCCACGGCGCCCTGGGGTAGGAGACCAATGGAGAAGTTTAGGGCGGTGCTGGACCTGCACCTCAAGCACCGCAATACGCTGGGTTACGTCCTG GTGTTGGGCTGGGTCCTGATAGCAGTTGTTATCATCGTCCTCCTGATTTTTACATCCATCACCCGATGCCTATCTCCAGTTAGCTTCCTGCAgctgaaattttggaaaatctaTTTGGAACAGGAGCAGCAGATCCTTAAAAGTCAAGCCACAGAACATGCAACCAAACTGgcaaaagaaaatatcaagtgtTTCTTTGAGTGTTCACATCCAAAGGAATACAACACTCCAAGCATAAAAGACTGGCAGCAAATTTCATCACTATATACTTTCAATCCAAAGGAACAGTACTACAGCATTTTGCACAAATATgtgaacagaaaagagaagaatcaaagTATCAGATCttccaaagaagatgtggtggtTCCTGTTCTTGGCTTTGTAGATTCATCTGATATGAACAGCACTCCAGACTTATGA
- the DSE gene encoding dermatan-sulfate epimerase isoform X2 — translation MYETSYRRGWGFQYLHNHQPTNCMALLTGSLVLMNQGYLQEAYLWTKQVLTIMEKSLVLLREVTDGSLYEGVAYGSYTTRSLFQYMFLVQRHFDINHFGHPWLKQHFAFMYRTILPGFQRTVAIADSNYNWFYGPESQLVFLDKFVMRNGSGNWLADQIRRNRVMEGPGTPSKGQRWCTLHTEFLWYDASLKSVPPPDFGTPALHYFEDWGVVTYGSALPAEVNRSFLSFKSGKLGGRAIYDIVHRNKYKDWIKGWRNFNAGHEHPDQNSFTFAPNGVPFITEALYGPKYTFFNNVLMFSPAVSKSCFSPWEGQVTEDCSSKWSKYKHDLAASSQGRVVAAMEKNGVVFIRGEGVGAYNPQLHLKNVQRNLILLHPQLLLLVDQIHLGEDSPLETAAGFFHNVDFSFEETVVDGVHGAFIRQRDGLYKMYWMDDTGYSEKGTFASVTYPRGYPYNGTNYVNVTTHLRSPITRAAYLFIGPSIDVQSFSIHGDSQQLDVFIATGEHAYATYLWTGETTEQLALAQVIADRQKILFDWSSAIKSTVVPEVKDYAAIVEQNLQHFKPVFQLLEKQILSRVRNTASFRKTAERLLRFSDKRQTEEAIDRIFAISQQQQQQQQSKSKKNRRGGKRYKFVDAVPDIFAQIEVNEKKIRQKAQILAQKELPIDEDEEMKDLLDFADVTYEKHKNGDLMKGRFGQARMVTTTRSRAPALSASYTRLFLILNIAIFFVMLAMQLTYFQRAQSLHGQRCLYAVLLIDSCILLWLYSSCSQSQC, via the exons ATGTATGAAACTTCATACAGGAGAGGGTGGGGATTTCAATACCTGCACAATCATCAGCCCACCAACTGCATGGCCTTGCTCACAGGAAGCCTGGTCCTGATGAATCAAG GGTATCTTCAAGAAGCTTACTTATGGACCAAACAAGTTCTGACCATCATGGAGAAGTCTCTTGTCTTGCTCCGAGAGGTGACAGACGGCTCCCTCTATGAAGGAGTTGCATATGGCAGCTACACCACTAGATCACTCTTCCAGTATATGTTTCTTGTTCAGAGGCACTTTGACATCAACCACTTTGGCCACCCATGGCTTAAACAACACTTTGCATTTATGTATAGAACCATCCTGCCAG GGTTTCAAAGAACTGTGGCTATTGCAGACTCAAATTACAACTGGTTTTATGGTCCAGAAAGCCAATTAGTGTTCCTGGATAAATTTGTCATGCGTAACGGCAGTGGTAACTGGTTGGCTGACCAGATCAGAAGGAACCGTGTGATGGAAGGTCCAGGGACGCCTTCCAAAGGGCAGCGCTGGTGTACGCTTCACACAGAATTTCTCTG GTATGATGCCAGCTTGAAATCTGTCCCCCCTCCAGATTTTGGCACCCCAGCATTGCATTATTTTGAAGACTGGGGTGTTGTGACTTATGGAAGTGCGCTGCCTGCAGAAGTCAATagatctttcctttccttcaagtCAGGAAAACTTGGGGGACGTGCAATATATGACATTGTCCACAGAAACAAATACAAAGACTGGATCAAAGGCTGGAGAAATTTTAATGCAGGGCATGAACATCCTGATCAAAActcctttacttttgctcccaaCGGTGTGCCTTTCATTACTGAGGCTCTCTATGGGCCAAAGTATACCTTCTTCAACAATGTTTTGATGTTTTCCCCAGCTGTGTCCAAGAGCTGCTTTTCTCCCTGGGAAGGTCAGGTCACAGAAGACTGTTCATCAAAATGGTCTAAATACAAGCATGACCTGGCAGCTAGCTCTCAGGGGAGAGTTGTTGCTGCAATGGAGAAAAATGGGGTGGTTTTCATCCGAGGAGAGGGTGTGGGCGCTTATAACCCCCAGCTCCATCTGAAGAACGTTCAGAGGAATCTGATCCTCCTGCATCCACAGCTTCTCCTCCTCGTGGATCAGATACACCTGGGAGAGGACAGCCCCTTGGAGACAGCAGCAGGCTTCTTCCACaatgtggatttttcttttgaGGAGACAGTGGTCGATGGGGTCCATGGGGCTTTCATCAGGCAGCGAGATGGGCTCTATAAAATGTACTGGATGGATGATACTGGCTACAGTGAGAAAGGAACCTTTGCTTCAGTGACATACCCTCGGGGCTATCCCTACAATGGGACCAACTATGTGAATGTCACCACACACCTCCGAAGTCCCATCACCAGGGCAGCTTACCTCTTCATAGGGCCCTCCATAGACGTTCAGAGCTTCAGCATCCACGGAGACTCTCAGCAACTGGATGTGTTCATAGCCACCGGTGAGCATGCCTACGCCACTTACCTGTGGACAGGTGAGACTACAGAACAGTTGGCCTTGGCACAGGTCATTGCCGACCGTCAGAAAATTCTGTTTGACTGGAGTTCAGCCATCAAGAGCACCGTTGTCCCTGAGGTGAAGGACTACGCCGCTATTGTGGAACAGAACCTGCAGCATTTTAAGCCAGTGTTCCAGCTGCTGGAGAAGCAGATCCTGTCCCGAGTCCGGAACACAGCCAGCTTTAGGAAGACTGCTGAGCGCCTACTGAGATTTTCGGATAAGAGACAGACTGAGGAGGCCATCGACAGGATTTTTGCCATAtcacagcaacagcagcagcagcaacagagcAAGTCCAAGAAAAACCGAAGGGGAGGCAAGCGCTATAAATTTGTGGATGCCGTCCCTGATATTTTTGCACAGATTGAAGTCAATGAAAAAAAGATTCGACAGAAAGCTCAGATTTTGGCACAGAAAGAACTGCCCATAGatgaagatgaagaaatgaaagaccttttagattttgcagatgtaacaTATGAGAAACACAAAAATGGTGATTTGATGAAAGGCCGGTTTGGACAGGCTCGGATGGTGACGACGACTCGCAGCAGAGCCCCAGCACTGTCTGCTTCGTATACCAGGCTGTTCCTGATTCTGAACATCGCCATTTTCTTTGTCATGTTGGCAATGCAACTGACTTATTTCCAGCGGGCCCAGAGCCTACATGGCCAAAGATGTCTTTATGCAGTCCTTCTAATAGATAGCTGTATTTTATTATGGTTGTACTCTTCTTGTTCCCAATCACAGTGTTAG